In Anolis carolinensis isolate JA03-04 chromosome 4, rAnoCar3.1.pri, whole genome shotgun sequence, the genomic window ccctcctcggtgcctcctcgcctgggccagcgatgtctcgatgcgccccgccagctgaatccatccgcgcagtgtgtcaggctcatcacgatgcaccgcccaggagaggatctcccgcctgagcccctctttgaagagttctatctttgtcactgcagaccattccggcaccttttcagcgaggcattggaactcctccgcatactcagataccgacctctgcccctgggagacggtcttcaactcctccctcgcccggatctgctccagtggatctcggaaacgggtctccagggcccccataaagcgtcggagtgaccccagacatgggtcgcgccgcgcgtgtagttgaacgtaccagctggccgctcccctcttcaacactgcaccaatggcccgtacccggctggattccgttctaaaagtgtgggcattgtcctccatatagcccctcaccgtggtcaggaaaaaatccagttcagaggactctcccccaaactcgatccttagttcctctcgtctcggtaggggtccctgtggtggcaatccccaattctccgcccgtcgcaagcccccttgcgggccagtgggccccgctgctgcttccctttgtcctgtgccacgcccggcattcgccaggggcaccagggtctcagttgggagcgtagccgggattctcggaggcttttccccttcgtcgtcactctcctccacccgcgtcaggctcgtttggatcttgggccgggcaccgggctcctttcgcatttcccttcccttcggtgctgggaggtctgcaaagccctggctgcttcccatgctcacgtcccacattgagctagcccggagttcccttcctcgctccggctccgccaaaaccgccaggcgctccatcgcccttgacatcactgccagggtggtctccatcgccgacatcctctcctccagaaacaccatcttttgcgggcctggggaaggtgaaccttcctctcctccggtgctatctccccgcaccactccgcgcctctgggttaccccatttggctgggcataagcggtggatgacgccagggccgccagctggtggaactcagcgtccgtctcgggagtggccctttccgaccttcctcctccggcgcccaagagctcttcatcctccacttgcatgttacacctcaccgctacagcgggatggtgtccgtattcttggcttagtgtcagctcaccacagccgctcctgaatgaacacacgagactctctgtgatatcaccaggaacttttactgtaggaaacatgaacatcagaaaagccaagaatgggaggctccggccaaccctcctttatataccctccccctcatttgaacagtctcttcccgctcagtaaaaccccgcgcaaattccccgccaagtccatcagccgtttctcctccgagtcctgggacgcaggtgtcttatcaatgtcagtgaccctgaaactcagagccacatccaggctctagtagcagggttctgacacaatggggtaataaaatggtgtcccttatataaaagttaaaattgaactttactttttcaaattttgaaaatattttccaaccatgaatggttgaatcagTGGATATGGAGTGCCAACTGTACatatttgtgtatatgtatgtagtgTAATATATTGCATGCTATAATGattattatacattttatttattatattatagggGCATATATAAGTGCTGTCTGAATACTGTCTTATAAACACAAATATATAGTACTGTATAAGAGACACATTACACCACAAACTTAAATGAATATTTTTTTGCTGAGTTAACTGCAGGAGGAACAAAAGCTTCTGAGTTGGCTGAGAAAAAACTATCACATAATCAAAAACCATTGTGGGAACAATGACAAAAAGGCAGGCTATGTGTTCAATGTATGGGTTTCGGGGCCTACTGTAGAAGAGTTGAAAGAACACATTTATGAAAAGCAAGCCGTTGAAAGTGGGTACAGCTGCATACATGCATGCCTTCAAGAAACATGCATACAAAAATATGCACACATTTCTGTGTTCACCAAAATTCTTAtcgagtatgtgtgtgtgtgtatacacatatgtaCAGATGTGGGAATGGGACAGAAGAAGTGGCTACATGGAAAAGTGCAAATGTTCTAAAAAGTAAAACAGCTATATGCTACTTCATTCAGGATTCTATAGTTCTAACTGGGATACTTTATTCTTTATAGTAAAGCAACTGCTATGCTTCAGAATTTGCTAAGTATCCATTGAATGGAACCAAGTTTTCTTTATAGCTCTTGGCTTGGGAAGGGAGAGAGACTTTTAGTGCTGGGCCATAGGAAGCAGAGCCCATGGGCAGCCGAAGTGTGAATCCTGGCAGGTTTCAGACTAGAGTTGGACGCAATGCTGGGGCTGATCACAAGAAGGTCAGCATTGAGAGCTGAGTCTGTGAGCCCCTTGGAGAAAATGCTGGAATTGAGGGCTATAGGCAAAGAAGGAAGCTGACAGTGTAAAAGGAGAACACTTGAAGAAAGGGAATGGCAGAGAGAGGGGGCAGGCGTAACCACAAAGATTAGCTATGCCATTCTAGCATGTCGAGAGTGTGGCTGTTGCTCAGATGAAGACATGCAAGCTTGACCTAGAGACATTTAATAGTTGGGCACATATCAGGAGAAGCAGGCCATTACCAGAAGGGTGGATGAAAGAGCAAGAGGGACCAAAAACATAGTGTGTGtatgtttctctctgtgtgttttccagaGGTAAAAGCAGAAGCTGCCATGTAGAAAAAGATGATATCCTTTATTCTTGACACACTGTGAGAAGCATACTTTCTCAAATGTAAGTCATCATTTCAACAGTTTTGTGAGGCAGGTAGATT contains:
- the LOC134298795 gene encoding uncharacterized protein LOC134298795 yields the protein MFMFPTVKVPGDITESLVCSFRSGCGELTLSQEYGHHPAVAVRCNMQVEDEELLGAGGGRSERATPETDAEFHQLAALASSTAYAQPNGVTQRRGVVRGDSTGGEEGSPSPGPQKMVFLEERMSAMETTLAVMSRAMERLAVLAEPERGRELRASSMWDVSMGSSQGFADLPAPKGREMRKEPGARPKIQTSLTRVEESDDEGEKPPRIPATLPTETLVPLANAGRGTGQREAAAGPTGPQGGLRRAENWGLPPQGPLPRREELRIEFGGESSELDFFLTTVRGYMEDNAHTFRTESSRVRAIGAVLKRGAASWYVQLHARRDPCLGSLRRFMGALETRFRDPLEQIRAREELKTVSQGQRSVSEYAEEFQCLAEKVPEWSAVTKIELFKEGLRREILSWAVHRDEPDTLRGWIQLAGRIETSLAQARRHRGGLQQRPQMKEGSRKEGSTPAGRRTEPTGNVSTSRRGCFVCGRLGHRAAECWQRKGEGGGPPKPRAVAGKRAEEEPPMRHHSGGLDEGEEDAMSEPCY